Part of the Paenibacillus guangzhouensis genome is shown below.
GCAAGGGCTGATTTCGGTTCCGGCAGTAACGATACTTGATACCTACGCTCAAGTTCTCATTCATACTTGGTCTGACGGCTCGGAGCTCAGTAATCTGGTTCTTGGCAAAAATTACACGGTTTCGAAGCGGCCTAACAGCAACTATCCCGATTCTGGGAACGAACTTACGAACGGACAATTCGGCGGGACGGATTACGGCAACAAGCAGTGGCAGGGCCATGCGGGAAGCGACTACCCTGACGAACGAAGCCGCACATGCACATTTGATTTGGGCAGCAGTAAATCGATCGGACAAGTTAGAGCCCATTTTCTTCAGGATAGAGGACCCGGCATCTATTTCCCTCAGAACGTCACTTTTTCTGTTTCATCTGACGGCCAATCCTGGAGCCGGCTTGGAACCGTTACTCCATCACCGGCACAAGATGCAGCCGCGGCCGAGTTCGTGAGCTGGAACGGAATAATTGACGGCGTGCCGGGGGAAGCGGGAGCCGATAAAGTGTACGCCCGCTACGTCAAAGTTGAATTCCCGGTCAACGTCTGGGTCTTCCTTGATGAAATCGAAGTTCTCGGCATTGACGTTGATAAGAGCAAGCTAAAAGCGGATATCGATCAAGCGAAGAAGCTGCATGACGATACGAGCGTAGGTACAGCGCCGGGGCAAGTCTCCGAAGCAGCTCAAGCGAAGCTGGTTACTGCGATCGCTGCTGCGCAGGCGGTGAACGATAACAGCGCGGCGAAGCAAGACGAAGTCGATGCAGCAGTGAACGCACTCAGCGTCGCGGTGAAGGAATTTAGAAGTGCGATCGTGCCGCCAAAGCCGGATACGCCTACGACGACGCTAACGGGTAATAGCACGGTTACGGCAGGAGAAGAGTTTACGGTTACTCTCGGACTCGATCGAGTGAGCGGTTCCGTATACGCACAAGATTTAACCTTGCAGTACGATGCGGCTGCAATGACGTATGTCGGTGCTGAATCCATCTTGCCAGGCGTGAGCATCGTAGATAAAGTAACAACGTCAGAGGGGAAGCTCCGGTTCATCGTTGCGAGTGAAGGGGCTGCACATGGCATTCGCGATAAAGCGAACGTAATGAAGCTGACATTCCGTGCCAAGAATGTGTCGGCGCCGATAACGGGGACAATTGCCGTATCGAATGCGCTTGTCGCAGACGAGAAAGGGACGGAAGCAAGCATTAGGGCCGCATCGCTGACGGTACAAGTGACTGTCGTTACGCCGGGCATTCCTGGTGATGTGAACGGTGACAGCAAGGTCAGCATCGGGGATTTGGCCATCGCTGCGGCAAATTATGGCCGAACTAGCCAAGATCCGAACTGGGCGGCGATTAAAGCTTGCGATATCAACAACGATGGCAAGATTGATATATTGGACTTGGCAGCTATTGCGAAGTTGATTGTGAAGTAGGCGGGGATATAAGGAAGCAAGGCACCCATTCAGGAGCAATGGGTGCCTTTTGTGCGCTTGGCAGCGTATCACGCTAACGGGTGTAAGTCCCGAGTACACTACGAGGTGCAGATGTCCACTCCACTTACCTCATTACAGCATATTAATAGCTTATAAGAGGGGGTGATGCACGTGTTGCAGGCTATACAATACTTCAGTCCAATGAATTATGGTTGGAGCAATCCTCACTTATTTCTTTGCCTTGATGGTAATAGGTATGTTGTCAAATTCATGTCCAATCCACAAGGAAAGCGAGTCTTGGCCAATGAACTGATTTCGTATCGGTTAGCTAAATGGTTGAAACTTCCTGTGCCGAGAGGAGAAATCATATATGTATCCCAAGAACTCATCGATTCATCGCCAACTCTGCAATACCTGGGTGTTGAAGTAGGGCCTCATTTCGGCAGTTATTTTATTGAATCTAAAACCAAAAATCTATCAAAAGCAGACATCTCTCAAGTGATGAACATCAGCAAAGCCGCGGATATGATCTTATTTGATTATTGGCTAAACAATAATGACCGCCATTTATTGAGACCGGAAGGAGAAAATAATGTTTTGTTATCCAAAGGAGTAAAAACGAAGCTTTGGTTGATAGACCATGCCAATATCCTAGCGGGGCCCAACTGGACAGTTGAGTCCATTTCTGGTCATCAAAACCATATTTTCACATACTGGGGCGAGTTATATGAGAGATTTGTACCGTATATCGATAACGCTAACCCATTTGCACAAGCACTAAATAGAATAGAGTCTTTAGAATTATGGCAGATAATGGAATCAATATCGATTGTCCCTGTGGAATGGGGCGTAGCCGATCATGAAAAACTAGCTCTTAGTAATTATCTAAATATTAGAAAAAAATTGTTGGCTACTTTTATACAACCGCTCAGAGTTCATTTCCCTGTCTGGGAATCATATTTCATCTAGAGAGGTGCTGCAATGTTGGATGATTTTAAAGCGATTACCGTTTATCCTGGCGTCCATAGACCAGGAATGAATTATCAGGTAGCCTTCCATAATCCGACCTCCTACCCGTTTATAGGTGCTGGTGCACAGGGCGCAGTGTTTCGGTTAGCTCCCGACCGATGTATAAAAATATATGCAATTGAGGCAGAAGCAATAAGAGAAGCTAACGCGCTACTAGCTGCACAAAGTTCACCTTTTTTCCCAAAACTGTTTGTGGCAGGACCTAATTACAACATCATAGAATATATAAGTGGACCCTCGTTAGATCAATACCTATTACAAGTTAACTATTTGGATAAACACATAACGAAGCAAATTATAGAGCTCATTCGAGATATGAGGCGGTTGGGTTTTTCAAGATTGGATGCAGCTTTAAGGCACATTCTTTTAACTGAAACGCATGCAATAAAGGTCATAGATCACGTCAATTCCTATAAGACAATCCTTCATATTCCCAATCAACTACTCTCCGAGTTGAATAATATAGGTTTCCGTCATACTTTTTTAGACCAAGTTAGAATCGATGCCCCTGAGCTTTATGAAGAGTGGGCAAGGATATAATTCAACATGCTCAGGATATGTTATATCGCGGTTGCTGCCAACGTTGGACTAAACCCTCACAAGTGTTCATTGAGCAAACGAGACACGAGAGTTGAGGAGCTTGCTTGTAGGCAGCTCCTTTTTTTGTTGAACTAAGGCAATACTAACAACTTGCAGGTGCTGTTTAGTAGACCAGCAAACTGCTGGCCACTTGTATAAGCCCGTTTGTGATCGTGTCAATGGCATGCGTTATGGCTGCTTCGGAAATACTTAACGACTTGATCTGCTTGATCGACTGTTTCCCTGCATTCACTAAGTCCAATAGCAGCGATGTTTGCTCTTCGTGCTTTGTCGCGACGTTAAGCTTGCTCTGTACTTCACCTAACTTTCTTTCGAAAGCTTTCATTATGCTCTGGAAAATTACGCTTTGGTCTTTGTAGGGGATTATGGTGACTTCTTTCTGGAAAATAACTTTATTCACTCCACGATAGGGATTGACGAGTGCCGCTTGAATAACCGCGGTTGCAGTATACTCCTCTTCAGGAATGGAGACGACGCCGTCTGGCGTGATACTGAAATGGGAGCTTCCGGATACCTTACTCCATATTACTGCTTGCGGCGGAATGTCAACGGAGGCTACCTTCAAGCTGTAATTGTGCTGATAGCCATCACTGCTAACTTCAACCGATTCCTGGGCCATTAAGCGGATATAAGCAACTGTTAATGCATGAACGGCCGGTCCGTCATGTTTCAGCCTTTGCCGGAAATTCAGTAACGTCGACTGAACATCTTGAGCGGTGACGTTAAGATTTCTCATCATCGAGCTGATTTTGTAATAGCTTGTTTGACTAAACTGATTGGATATGGCTTTCATCAGGATGTACGTCTTTTTCGAATTATCGCCTAGAAGACCAAACAGTTCAATTGGAGACAATTCCGAAAGATAATAAAGAAAATGCCCTTCGATACCTCTGAGATTGCTGCCATCCCCGAAAATAAACGTAATAATATCTTCCATCGTCAGATTATTTTCTCCACCTGCCGCTGCGATAATATGCAATGTCCCCAGAAATTCGGGATCAGTCAAGATGGCTTCTAACCCGGATTCCTGTTGATCGTATAGGAGCGAGCCAATCGTCAAAATAATATGAAACAGCTTCTTTTTTAACTCAGTCTGGTCAACAGATGCAGGTAGCTTGAGTTTGATTTTGTTCCAAATCGGATCAATCAAGGAGAGCTCGGTTGTCTCGTTCAATTCTGCAAGTTCAGAGCTTAGTCTGCGCACATCCTCTACATCTGTCGGATCGCCCTCGTCAAGAGCGGCACGAAGCTTATGGCTCCATTCCAAAAAAGGCGTTACCGCCCCATATTTAACGGTAAAGCTGCTGGTATACCTCGTTTGATTACCGTCGTTATCTGTGGCAAAAATCAGAAGGGAATGCGTCCCGCTTGGCAATCTTGGAGCAATCGCCGAGAACGTCTTAGATGCTTCGTCATAGCTGAACGGCACCACCCTATTGTCGACTCCGACCATACTCATGTTTATATTTAGGCCTGAGTCCTCATCATATACTTTGGCCGTGATCCTCGGCCAGGCTGTCGTTAATTCATCCCCATCAGCGGGAGACACCGATTCGATAATCGGGTTTATACGATCCTGTGGGAATGTTGCCACGGAAGCGGTAGGGCCATCGGTTGTCCAACTGCCGTCAGATCGTTTCGCCTCGACTTTAAAGGTGTATGCTGTATTTGGCATCAGCTTCGTTGCATCAAATGAGGTTACATTTCCATTCACATCTCCAATGAGTATGCCATTGCCGTATATTCTGTAACCCAAGCTCTCTTTGGCAGGCGTCCATGATAAACGGAGTGAATCCGCTTCGATATTCGTTGCTTCCAAGACGCTGTTGTCCCATACGGAAAGTCTGACGTTGAAGCTTCCATTGTATTCCTGCAATATTTTCTTATCATGGTCTAAGACACGAATGATTAAGGAATGAGAACCGTTCTGCAAATTAGAACAATACGTAAACACCATACCATGCATATAATTCGGCTCGATAAGTTGTTGGTCATCAACTATGATCATGATCGAACCCGTATCTGCTATTGGAATCCCAAGCGCAAAGCTGATGTTCGTAAAGCTCTCGGTAATCATTGCGCCGTCTGCCGGACTCACGCCGCTGATAATGGGAGTTGAATCAGCTGCTATTCGGGTGCTTGCGCGCTCTTCCGCATAAGCATACTGGGGAACGAAAAGCATGACCAATAAGCTTACAATGAGCAAGTACGGCAATCTAAAACGAAACGTTTTCATAATTCCCTCCTTTATCGTACTAGTTTTATTATTCATTACATGAAATAATATACCATTAAAGTTCGCGTTTCGAATAATAATTTCTTTCGTCATAAGCCAATGTAGGTTCTATTTCCTTCTCTTGATAACAGGCCAATAGAAAATGTATTCAAATAAAAGGTTAAACACGTTTTCTATTGGTGACATACAAGATGTCACTGAGCGTGTGATATGATGAAATCATAACTTGCACCGAGTTAGACCTGAACGGAAGGAGGAGGCCGATGTGAGGCGAATGGATCGCTTGATCGCTATCGTGATTGCGCTGCAGCAGCGGCAGGAATCTGCGCAAACGCTCGCTGATAAGCTTGAGGTGTCTAAACGTACGATTATACGGGACATGCAAGCACTCTCGGAGATGGGCATACCGCTATATGCGGTGACAGGGCCAGCAGGTGGGTATCGCCTGTCGGAAGGCTATAGTTTGCCTCCATTACAGCTTGATGTCCAAGAGACATTGACGGTGCTCGTGGCATTGCGTGCTCTGACGTCCTATGCGGATACCCCTTTTAATCGTGAGAGGTGGACAGTCATGGACAAAATACGCCACATTCTCCCTGCGGATGCGCTTCGGCAAGTTGAGCCGCTTCTTGAATTAATGCGTGTCGAGGTGCCCAAACGCTCCTTCAAAGCCCCGCTATTGAATGAGCTGATCGACTACTGTTCTCGAGGGGAATGGATGAAGGCGTACTATCGGTCAGAGAAGCATCGTCGCTGGCTGCTGCTTCAGCCCAAAAGGGTGTATGCTGAGCATGGGTTCTGGTACTGTGAGGCTTACTCGCCTACGCATGGAGAGTTGAGAATGTTCCGCGCCGATCGCTTTGAAGAACTGCAAGATGCTGATCTCGATTCAGTTCAAGTTCAGGCGAAGCAATCCGTACCGATAAACGGGGATGCCGTGAGTAAGTGCATTCGGATTCGCGCAGCATTAACGTACAGGGGCATGCTCCTTGTCGAACAAGACCCTCATATCGGGGAAAAAGTGTACGCCGTGCAGGACGAGCTCTGGGAAGTTGACTTCCAGTGCCCAGAAACAGAATGGGAATGGGCAACAAGGTTCTTTTTTGCTCTTGGTCCAGACGCGAACGTACTGGAGCCAGAATCGTTAAGGGCAGTTCTCTACGAAAAAGCCCGTGATTTGTGTAACCGTTATGAATTGATAGAAGAGTAAGTCGGGGCTATGGGTCAAACAAAAGGAATAAAAAGGAGTTCAAAGTATGAATGGTGTTCAACAAATTCGGGATCATCTATTGGACGAATTGGAATTAGTTGTCCGTACAGTAGAGTCACTTTTAGCTAGAATTAATCAGGATGAGTGGGGTTATCGGCCAGCGAGTAATATGCGAACTTTATTGGAGTTGACGCATCATCTTGTGTCTATTCCAGTCACCGACCTAGCTATTCTGCAAGAAAAAACACAAGAGGAAGTAGAGCAAATAGAGACAAGCGTGAAATTAATGAAGGCCCCCCAGGAATTGGCGGCACGGTTTCGGGAAAATTACGATCTATTACGGGAGTATATGCTCTCATTAAGCGAGGATGAGCTACTGAACAAGTCCACCAAAGCATTCTACTTGGAACATGGAACGGTTCAAATCAAGTGGCTTATTGAAATTGTCACGCATTCATTTCACCATCGTTCGCAGCTTTATAATTATTTGAAACAGAAGGGGCATGAACTTCAGTTCTTCATGCTGTACAGCTAGGATTCCTTCATGAGTGAAGCGGGTCGAGAGTCGGGCACCGTGTAGCTATTCAGTATAATACCGACCCGCAAGCGGTTTGCCTTTCTAAGCGAACTACTTGCGGGTTTTTTGTAAAACAAATCTGCGAATTCCACCCATGTAAATCGATACAAATTTTGATCGGTCAGTGGTTGTTACACGTTTAGTGCTGTTGCCGAAAATCTAGAATATAATCATAAATAGGGAGCCAATCGTTAACCGTATCCATGGGGACACAACGATGCTCGATTGGCTTTACCGTGAGCTTTTCAACCCCAGATCCGACTTGACACGTATGGCATATCCCGAGATGAATCCTAGCGCCAGTACCTGGTTCAATATAGATTCCTTTCTGAAACACCCAACCTTCGGTATCTGTTTCGTTCAGTACTCTTAAGCAATGAATGCATTTGTACATTTCATTTACACCTCTTTTTCATGATAGTCATGTGCTGTGTTAACAACATATGGTGGCGTGTTGTGTTCTGTGCATCTTGTTGAGGATAATATTGCATCATCCGTAACATGATTCGTCATCGCATTAATAATCAAGAAACAGTCCTGCATTCCAATCATATATTGAACATGAATCGATCTTCATTTCTCCAAAGAAAGGAGGCGCTCGATTTCAATGGATTCCAATTTCGGCTTATTCCTCAAATCTATGCTTAAGAAACATTCGCTGTCCATGCGCAAGCTAAGTGCATTAACAGGGATCGATACGGCAACGATTTCCCGCATTGTGAACGGCAAACAACCTGCTAAATTAAAACACTTAAAACTATTCGCTGAACATTTGCACATTCCATTAGAGAAATTAGTTGAAGCAACAATCGTTGATGGAAGTGCAACAGAGACAGAGAGAGGAATGCTCTCGGATATTCATCACTCCGTGGATTCGATTCAAGAGGTATTGGCTTCATCGTTCCTATTTGATCAGAAATACACGACTGAACGTGTTCGGCAGGAATTAGAGAAGTATGAGCAGTATGCGCTAACATCGGAGG
Proteins encoded:
- a CDS encoding DinB family protein — its product is MNGVQQIRDHLLDELELVVRTVESLLARINQDEWGYRPASNMRTLLELTHHLVSIPVTDLAILQEKTQEEVEQIETSVKLMKAPQELAARFRENYDLLREYMLSLSEDELLNKSTKAFYLEHGTVQIKWLIEIVTHSFHHRSQLYNYLKQKGHELQFFMLYS
- a CDS encoding serine/threonine protein kinase — encoded protein: MLDDFKAITVYPGVHRPGMNYQVAFHNPTSYPFIGAGAQGAVFRLAPDRCIKIYAIEAEAIREANALLAAQSSPFFPKLFVAGPNYNIIEYISGPSLDQYLLQVNYLDKHITKQIIELIRDMRRLGFSRLDAALRHILLTETHAIKVIDHVNSYKTILHIPNQLLSELNNIGFRHTFLDQVRIDAPELYEEWARI
- a CDS encoding helix-turn-helix transcriptional regulator gives rise to the protein MDRLIAIVIALQQRQESAQTLADKLEVSKRTIIRDMQALSEMGIPLYAVTGPAGGYRLSEGYSLPPLQLDVQETLTVLVALRALTSYADTPFNRERWTVMDKIRHILPADALRQVEPLLELMRVEVPKRSFKAPLLNELIDYCSRGEWMKAYYRSEKHRRWLLLQPKRVYAEHGFWYCEAYSPTHGELRMFRADRFEELQDADLDSVQVQAKQSVPINGDAVSKCIRIRAALTYRGMLLVEQDPHIGEKVYAVQDELWEVDFQCPETEWEWATRFFFALGPDANVLEPESLRAVLYEKARDLCNRYELIEE
- a CDS encoding fibronectin type III domain-containing protein, whose translation is MKTFRFRLPYLLIVSLLVMLFVPQYAYAEERASTRIAADSTPIISGVSPADGAMITESFTNISFALGIPIADTGSIMIIVDDQQLIEPNYMHGMVFTYCSNLQNGSHSLIIRVLDHDKKILQEYNGSFNVRLSVWDNSVLEATNIEADSLRLSWTPAKESLGYRIYGNGILIGDVNGNVTSFDATKLMPNTAYTFKVEAKRSDGSWTTDGPTASVATFPQDRINPIIESVSPADGDELTTAWPRITAKVYDEDSGLNINMSMVGVDNRVVPFSYDEASKTFSAIAPRLPSGTHSLLIFATDNDGNQTRYTSSFTVKYGAVTPFLEWSHKLRAALDEGDPTDVEDVRRLSSELAELNETTELSLIDPIWNKIKLKLPASVDQTELKKKLFHIILTIGSLLYDQQESGLEAILTDPEFLGTLHIIAAAGGENNLTMEDIITFIFGDGSNLRGIEGHFLYYLSELSPIELFGLLGDNSKKTYILMKAISNQFSQTSYYKISSMMRNLNVTAQDVQSTLLNFRQRLKHDGPAVHALTVAYIRLMAQESVEVSSDGYQHNYSLKVASVDIPPQAVIWSKVSGSSHFSITPDGVVSIPEEEYTATAVIQAALVNPYRGVNKVIFQKEVTIIPYKDQSVIFQSIMKAFERKLGEVQSKLNVATKHEEQTSLLLDLVNAGKQSIKQIKSLSISEAAITHAIDTITNGLIQVASSLLVY
- a CDS encoding DUF3973 domain-containing protein codes for the protein MYKCIHCLRVLNETDTEGWVFQKGIYIEPGTGARIHLGICHTCQVGSGVEKLTVKPIEHRCVPMDTVNDWLPIYDYILDFRQQH
- a CDS encoding DUF1232 domain-containing protein: MDSNFGLFLKSMLKKHSLSMRKLSALTGIDTATISRIVNGKQPAKLKHLKLFAEHLHIPLEKLVEATIVDGSATETERGMLSDIHHSVDSIQEVLASSFLFDQKYTTERVRQELEKYEQYALTSEGNQMIHKDFRSKVEQVNGAGPFIEQLKFMFEKYCDVNTPIHERAVLGSGLLYFISSVDIIPDYLFPLGYLDDAIAVQLVMQRLSQITPSA
- a CDS encoding HipA family kinase — translated: MLQAIQYFSPMNYGWSNPHLFLCLDGNRYVVKFMSNPQGKRVLANELISYRLAKWLKLPVPRGEIIYVSQELIDSSPTLQYLGVEVGPHFGSYFIESKTKNLSKADISQVMNISKAADMILFDYWLNNNDRHLLRPEGENNVLLSKGVKTKLWLIDHANILAGPNWTVESISGHQNHIFTYWGELYERFVPYIDNANPFAQALNRIESLELWQIMESISIVPVEWGVADHEKLALSNYLNIRKKLLATFIQPLRVHFPVWESYFI